Part of the Sandaracinaceae bacterium genome, CACGGTCACGCCGATCACCTCCGCGTAGCGCTCGGCGGCCGGTCGATCGTCGATGGTGATCGCGCGGTAGCCGTCGTCGCTGACCTCGGTGATCGTCACCCGCTCGTCGGTCGGGGTGTACGCGTGGTGGCGGAGCGCGGCGAAGGGCGCGTCGGTGCGGATCATCGCCACCGCCACGCAGTCCTCGGCCACCTCGCCGTCGACGTGCACGAGCGACGACTGCTTGGACGGGTCCATCTCACCGCAGCTCGCGCCGCCGCCGACCAGGAGGATCCCCTGGTTCTGGTCGAGCGCGCCCATCAGCAGCTCTTCCTTCTTGTTCTTGTAGCCGTCGTCGATCACGAGCCCGACGTGGGTGCGGGTGTCGAGCTCCCGCGGGCTCGAGCCGAGCTGCGCGCACGCGCTCTTCATCGCGGCCGAGCCGGCGTGGAGCGCGTCTTCGGTGAGCCCCCCGCCGAGCCCGACGCCCACCTCGAGGTCCCCGTCGAGCGCCGAGACCACGACCGAGCCGAAGCCGATGCCGCGGTCGTCGATCTCCGCCGCGCTGGACGCCCCGATGAGGCGCGTCCCGCTCGGCAGGCGATCCCGGAGCGCGCGGTTGAGCGCGCCGTGGTCCCGGTCGCGGGAGGCGAAGAGGGTGACGAGCTTGGGCTCGCCGTCGCCGAGCTGCTCGATCAGCTCGGCGACCGCCTCGTCGA contains:
- a CDS encoding FIST N-terminal domain-containing protein, with protein sequence MPKVQLRSARTTKTDVDEAVAELIEQLGDGEPKLVTLFASRDRDHGALNRALRDRLPSGTRLIGASSAAEIDDRGIGFGSVVVSALDGDLEVGVGLGGGLTEDALHAGSAAMKSACAQLGSSPRELDTRTHVGLVIDDGYKNKKEELLMGALDQNQGILLVGGGASCGEMDPSKQSSLVHVDGEVAEDCVAVAMIRTDAPFAALRHHAYTPTDERVTITEVSDDGYRAITIDDRPAAERYAEVIGVTVDELPFGMPRGFSDRPLAMRVGREYFMRSPLAPMPDGSVLFANLLEEGSEYELMKLGDQPIMMRRFLEEEIPRRVKSPQAALYFHCNGRQYVAMQKDEAGALSSTFAAGPTCAGFNVQFEIYCGFHINTTLTALVFGSDE